The sequence below is a genomic window from Serratia nevei.
AGGTAAGATCCTGCAGCCACACCGGCATATTCTCCACCGGCGAGACGTAACCCGAGAGCAGGATCGCCGGCATCATGAACACGAACACGCCGATAAACGCCTGCTGCTGAGTGGCGCACAGCGACGAGATCAGCAGGCCGAAACCGACCAGCGACAGCCCGTAGATCAGCATGGTGGCATAGAACAGCAGCAGCGATCCGGCGAACGGGATCTGGTACAGGAAGATGCCGATCAGCAGCACGATGCTGGCCTGGAAGCTGGCGACGATCAGCGCCGGCACCGCCTTGCCGATAAAGATCTGCCAGGTGGTGAGCGGCGAGACCAGCAGCTGTTCCAGCGTGCCCTGTTCGCGTTCGCGCGCCACCGACAGCGAGGTGACGATCAGCACGCCAATGGTGGTGATCATGGCGATCAGCGACGGCACCACGAACCATTTATAGTCCAGATTCGGGTTATACCAATTGCGCACCACCAGCTCGCTGTTGTTGGGTTTGGCGCGGTTGCCGAGCAGCTCGTTCTGATATTGCTGCACGATCTGCTGCACGTAGTTGGCGGCGATCTGCGCGCTGTTGGAGTTGCGCCCATCGAGCAGCAGCTGCAGCGGCGCGGTGTTGCCGGTGGCGATATCGCGCGAGAACTGCGCCGGGAAGCGGATCAGCAGCAGCGCCCGCTGGTTGTCGATGGTGGTCTTTATTTCCTGCGGGCTGCGCAGCAGCAGCACGTGTTGAAAGGCCTTGGCCTTGGCGAAGCGCTGGGTCAGCTCCACCGAGGCCTGGCCGCTGTCCTCGCTGTAGACCGCGATGGTGGCGTTGGTGACTTCCAGCGTCGCGGCGAACGGGAACAGCAGCACCTGCAGGATCACCGGCATGATTAAAATGGCGCGGGTTTGCGGATCGCGCAGCAGCGCCTGCATTTCCTTGATGATGAGCGTCAACAGACGATGAAACATCGCTCTTTCTCCTCAATCCAGCCGGCGCTGGGTTTTCCAGGCCGTCAGGCCGATGAACACCACGGCGGAAGCGATCAGGAACAGCAGATTGA
It includes:
- a CDS encoding ABC transporter permease is translated as MFHRLLTLIIKEMQALLRDPQTRAILIMPVILQVLLFPFAATLEVTNATIAVYSEDSGQASVELTQRFAKAKAFQHVLLLRSPQEIKTTIDNQRALLLIRFPAQFSRDIATGNTAPLQLLLDGRNSNSAQIAANYVQQIVQQYQNELLGNRAKPNNSELVVRNWYNPNLDYKWFVVPSLIAMITTIGVLIVTSLSVAREREQGTLEQLLVSPLTTWQIFIGKAVPALIVASFQASIVLLIGIFLYQIPFAGSLLLFYATMLIYGLSLVGFGLLISSLCATQQQAFIGVFVFMMPAILLSGYVSPVENMPVWLQDLTWVNPIRHFTDITKQIYLKDASFDIIWHSLWPLLVITATTGSAAYALFRRKIA